In a genomic window of Balaenoptera ricei isolate mBalRic1 chromosome 3, mBalRic1.hap2, whole genome shotgun sequence:
- the ANKRD34B gene encoding ankyrin repeat domain-containing protein 34B, with the protein MDEGIEISSDGNSLIKAVHQSRLRLTRLLLEGGAYINESNDRGETPLMIACKTKHVDHQSVSKAKMVKYLLENNADPNIQDKSGKTALMHACLEKAGPEVVSLLLESGADLSLQDHSSYSALVYAINSEDRETLKVLLSACKAKGKEVIIITTAKSPSGRHTTKQYLNMPPVDMDERYSPATCATPSEIDLKTASLPLSHSSETEMTLFAFKDLEPAGSSDDMGDPSSPLRKPRVAPNGPKLPQAPHWIKSPPSLMHQNRVASLPEELQDITPEEELSYKTNGLALSKRFITRHQSIDIKDTAHLLRAFDQASSRKMSYEEINYQSFFSEGNQQCIDIPVDRDPDSNQTIFTSTLRSIVQKRNSGANHYSSDSQLSAGLIPATLDDGKTLTGKKKILSPSSSLLSELLENIPPGPPSRRNHALLERRGSGAFPLDHSITQTRPGFLPPLNVNPHPPISDINVTNKISSLLSCGQKMLMPTVPIFPKEFKSKKMLLRRQSLQTEQIKQLVNF; encoded by the coding sequence ATGGATGAAGGTATAGAAATTTCCAGTGATGGAAATTCCCTGATCAAAGCGGTCCATCAGAGCCGGCTTCGCCTTACAAGACTCTTGCTGGAAGGTGGCGCCTACATTAATGAGAGCAATGACCGAGGGGAAACACCTTTAATGATTGCTTGTAAGACCAAACATGTTGATCACCAGAGTGTCAGTAAAGCCAAAATGGTTAAATACCTATTAGAAAACAATGCTGATCCCAACATACAGGACAAATCTGGGAAAACTGCTTTGATGCATGCTTGCTTAGAAAAAGCTGGTCCTGAAGTTGTTTCTTTGCTCCTAGAGAGTGGGGCTGACCTCAGCTTGCAAGACCACTCTAGTTACTCGGCCCTTGTTTATGCTATAAATTCAGAAGACAGAGAGACCCTGAAAGTCCTACTTAGTGCTTGCAAGGCAAAAGGGAAAGAGGTCATTATCATAACGACAGCAAAATCGCCCTCTGGCAGGCACACTACCAAACAGTACTTAAATATGCCTCCTGTGGATATGGATGAGCGTTATTCCCCAGCCACCTGTGCCACTCCTTCAGAAATAGACTTAAAAACAGCCTCATTGCCACTATCACATTCTTCTGAAACTGAAATGACACTTTTTGCCTTTAAAGATCTGGAACCCGCAGGAAGCAGTGATGATATGGGGGACCCAAGCTCCCCTTTGAGGAAGCCTCGTGTGGCCCCTAACGGGCCCAAACTACCTCAGGCTCCACACTGGATCAAGAGTCCCCCCTCATTAATGCACCAGAACAGAGTGGCCTCATTACCAGAGGAGCTCCAGGATATTACTCCAGAAGAAGAATTATCCTACAAAACCAATGGGCTGGCACTTTCCAAGCGATTCATCACTAGGCACCAAAGTATTGATATAAAAGACACTGCACATTTGTTAAGAGCCTTTGATCAGGCCAGCTCAAGAAAGATGTCATATGAGGAAATAAATTATCAATCATTTTTTTCAGAAGGAAATCAGCAATGCATTGACATTCCAGTTGACCGGGACCCAGACTCTAACCAGACAATATTTACTTCCACCTTAAGAAGTATAGTTCAAAAAAGAAACTCAGGAGCAAATCACTATAGCTCTGATTCCCAGCTCTCAGCTGGTCTTATCCCTGCAACTTTAGATGATGGCAAAACACTTACAGGAAAGAAGAAGATCCTCTCACCATCTTCTTCTTTGTTGTCAGAATTGTTGGAGAATATCCCACCAGGTCCCCCGAGCAGGAGAAATCATGCCCTTTTAGAAAGGCGTGGTTCAGGAGCTTTCCCTTTAGATCACAGCATTACACAAACCAGACCAGGATTTCTGCCACCCTTAAATGTGAATCCTCACCCTCCCATCTCAGATATCAATGTCACCAACAAGATTTCCAGCCTTCTTTCTTGTGGTCAAAAAATGCTTATGCCAACAGTTCCTATTTTCCCCAAAgaattcaaaagtaaaaaaatgttGTTAAGGAGACAATCATTGCAAACAGAACAAATTAAGcaattagttaatttttaa